The Microplitis mediator isolate UGA2020A chromosome 8, iyMicMedi2.1, whole genome shotgun sequence genome has a window encoding:
- the LOC130673727 gene encoding uroporphyrinogen decarboxylase, whose protein sequence is MEKHNFPVLKNDRFLKAARGEEVDKIPVWIMRQAGRYLPEFREFRTKHDFFSICQTPEFACEVTLQPIRRFDLDASIIFSDILVIPQAMGMTVEMRAAVGPVLPQPIASPSDMARLKKPDVEKDLGYVGEAITLTRHKLEGKVPLIGFTGAPWTLMGYMIQGGGSSTMAQARSWFYKYPQESHTLLQLITDIIIDYLVMQAKAGAQALQVFESHADYLNDELFETFSLPYLKQISEKVKLKLDALNIPRVPMIAFPKGATLNSLERLAKSEAYDVIGIDWTIEPSDARTRLTNVTVQGNMDPCAMYANEEQVYERARKIASQFGKTRYIANLGHGILPDTPIPSVEAFIRGIHSV, encoded by the exons ATGGAGAAACACAATTTCCCAGTTTTGAAAAACGacagatttttaaaagctgCAAGAGGTGAAGAAGTTGATAAGATACCAGTATGGATAATGAGACAAGCTGGAAGATATTTGCCAGAGTTTCGCGAATTTCGTACCAAGCACGACTTTTTTTCCATATGCCAGACACCTGAGTTTGCATGCGAAGTAACTCTGCAGCCTATAAGAAGATTTGATCTTGATGCCagcattattttttctgatataCTCGTAATCCCGCAAGCCATGGGAATGACTGTAGAAATGAGAGCCGCagtg GGTCCAGTGCTACCGCAACCTATCGCCAGTCCCAGTGATATGGCGCGACTGAAAAAACCAGATGTAGAAAAAGATCTAGGGTACGTTGGAGAAGCTATTACCTTAACAAGACACAAACTAGAGGGTAAAGTTCCTCTGATCGGATTCACCGGTGCTCCA TGGACACTGATGGGCTACATGATCCAAGGAGGAGGAAGTTCTACAATGGCGCAAGCTAGATCTTGGTTTTATAAATATCCCCAAGAATCTCATACACTTTTGCAATTAATTAccgatattattattgattatctaGTAATGCAGGCTAAAGCCGGTGCTCAg gCACTTCAAGTATTTGAAAGTCATGCAGATTATTTGAACGACGAactttttgaaactttttcaCTGCCTTATCTCAAACAAATCAGTGAGAAAGTAAAACTTAAACTAGATGCATTGAACATTCCTAGAGTTCCAATG attgcaTTCCCCAAAGGCGCAACATTAAATTCATTAGAACGTCTTGCAAAAAGTGAAGCTTACGATGTGATAGGAATTGATTGGACAATAGAGCCATCAGACGCAAGGACACGATTGACAAACGTTACTGTCCAAGGAAACATGGATCCATGCGCAATGTATGCTAACGAAGAGCAAGTCTATGAACGTGCAAGAAAAATAGCATCGCAGTTTGGAAAAACTCGTTACATTGCTAATTTGGGTCATGGAATTCTTCCAGACACGCCTATTCCATCAGTCGAAGCTTTTATTCGCGGGATACATTCGGTGTGA
- the LOC130673279 gene encoding BLOC-1-related complex subunit 7: MASASSTSARSLFVESKMRLADKVQVNVNNIASLARQIQRGSKSSEILMQAAKNFAQQEHGLESAENNLEKLALIASHLECQLAAVDRSSAKLEDVTEQVRAMQR, from the exons ATGGCATCAGCATCAAGTACAAGTGCGCGTAGTTTGTTCGTCGAGTCTAAAATGCGATTGGCTGATAAAGTACAAGTCAATGTAAACAATATTGCTTCACTTGCACGTCAAATACAACGTGGCTCAAAAAGTAGTGAg atattgATGCAAGCGGCTAAAAATTTCGCTCAACAAGAACACGGACTCGAGAGCgcagaaaataatttagaaaaactCGCATTGATTGCCTCTCATCTAGAGTGTCAATTGGCAGCAGTAGACAGGAGTTCTGCTAAATTAGAAGACGTCACTGAACAAGTTCGTGCAATGCAGCGTTAA
- the LOC130673722 gene encoding kelch domain-containing protein 4, translating to MGKKNKSKQKVSGIEKTAMKTEKKMNSKLKKELQAMGEDDIEKVVAQIEKEEAARQKVVEVVLDQPSRRVNFTLTAHPFKDELVMLGGEFHDGRKTTVYGDMYFYNLNKKTWTLIKAPGAPPPRCGHQAVAIPSNKGELWMFGGEFSSPSESQFYHYKDLWVFNFGEKKWKKVVVPNGPSSRSGHRMVYSKKQLFIFGGFHDNGRDFKYYNDLYKFDLTAYTWQKINIVGSIPPPRSGCIVLPVSDNKILITGGYSKKRIKKDVDMGEVHEDMYVLSPPKGENKDGQWKSVDVKQFGVTFPARCSSSAVLVSPTVAYVFGGVYDDVTVEDEEELHGTFFNDLLALDIEKRHWKIVTVTGDKEKSKRRRRKDDPDAKDDGDDKDDDEDDKEKEENPEPTKVVVDDGVFTMTLGPAPATPTCSVAAEPKTQVFTPSPRINPGLVVKNNVLYLYGGLYEDGDRQYTFNDFYSLDLHKLNEWQTIVPNDVSSQVWLDSESSESESDSDDSSDDEDMDVD from the exons atgggtaagaaaaataaaagtaaacaaaaagtCAGCGGAATCGAAAAGACCGCGATGAAAACTGAAAAGAAAAtgaattcaaaattgaaaaaagaacTTCAGGCAATGGGAGAG gaTGATATTGAGAAAGTTGTAGCGCAGATTGAAAAAGAAGAGGCAGCGCGTCAAAAAGTCGTTGAAGTTGTTTTAGATCAGCCATCAAGACGCGTCAACTTTACTTTGACTGCTCACCCGTTCAAAGATGAGCTGGTTATGCTTGGAGGAGAGTTCCACGACGGCCGCAAGACGACAGTTTATGGTgacatgtatttttataatttgaataaaaaaacttggaCGTTAATAAAAGCACCCGGTGCGCCGCCTCCGCGATGCGGGCATCAAGCGGTAGCCATACCCAGCAATAAAGGCGAGCTCTGGATGTTCGGTGGAGAATTTTCCAGTCCGTCAGAGTCCCAGTTTTACCATTACAAAGATCTGTGGGTTTTCAATTTTGGCGaaaaaaaatggaagaaaGTGGTGGTGCCTAATGGGCCTTCTTCAAGAAGTGGACACCGCATGGTCTACTCTAAGAAACAGTTGTTTATTTTTGGTGGTTTTCATGATAACGGACGCGACTTCAAGTACTACAATGATTTGTACAAATTTGACTTGACAGCTTACACAtggcagaaaattaatatCGTCGGCTCTATTCCACCACCAAGGTCTGGGTGCATCGTCTTGCCTGTTTCTGATAATAAAATCCTTATTACCGGAGGCTAcagtaaaaaaagaattaaaaaagacGTAGATATGGGTGAAGTTCATGAAGATATGTACGTTCTAAGTCCTCCAAAAGGTGAAAATAAAGATGGTCAATGGAAATCCGTTGATGTTAAACAGTTTGGAGTTACATTTCCTGCGCGTTGTAGCTCATCAGCTGTCTTAGTCTCACCCACTGTAGCTTATGTATTTGGAGGAGTTTATGATGACGTAACTGTTGAAGACGAAGAAGAACTTCACGGGACATTTTTCAATGATTTATTGGCTTTGGACATTGAGAAACGACACTGGAAAATTGTTACAGTGACTggtgataaagaaaaaagtaaacgAAGGCGTAGAAAAGATGATCCAGATGCTAAAGACGATGGTGATGATAAAGATGACGATGAAGATGATAAGGAAAAGGAAGAAAATCCAGAACCGACTAAAGTAGTAGTCGATGACGGAGTTTTTACGATGACTCTTGGACCTGCTCCGGCCACACCAACGTGCTCGGTTGCCGCTGAACCAAAGACTCAAGTGTTCACACCGTCGCCGAGAATAAATCCTGGACtcgttgtaaaaaataatgtccTCTATTTGTACGGCGGGCTGTATGAAGATGGAGACAGACAGTACACTTTTAATGACTTCTACAGTTTAGACCTCCATAAATTGAATGAATGGCAGACTATTGTTCCAAATGATGTTTCTTCGCAAGTCTGGCTAGACTCGGAAAGTTCTGAGTCTGAAAGTGACAGCGACGACAGTAGTGACGATGAAGATATGGACGTTGattag
- the LOC130673713 gene encoding valine--tRNA ligase, mitochondrial-like, translated as MNVNKLNDIRRFFISYRTYCKRLNESRIADFPNTYEAKVREEYWNDIWLKNNYWNPKNDNYQLKMLLPPPNVTGVLHLGHALTVTVEDILARWHRMKGDAVLWVPGLDHAGIATQVAVEKNLFATKGVTRHDLGREKFLKCVDEWKQDKGDAIKNQLKSLGATLDWSREYFTMSKEHNKAVVEAFVTLHQRNLLYRHKDLVNWSPTLRSTISDIEVDVIEVNKKTDLKIPGYDKSVRFGEIAEVVFKLKDCEDEITVATTRVESMFGDVAIAVHPDDSRYSRHIGRQVWHPLRETFVPIIADSSVRQDFGTGAVKITPGHHHQDLDIARRHSLEIIEVIKEDGRMNDQAKNYSGVQRFEARRKITDELTDRGIIRDIKDHAMTIPVCSRSGDVIEYMMKEQWFMSMKKMAQRAMEAVTSQELKLDPPGFEETWLDCLDNIKDWCVSRQLWWGHRIPAYRCFDGSKTHWIVAPSLQEARELAQKQFGVTEVQQDEDVLDTWFSAGLLPLSAMGWPDKKYAQHYPLSLMETGHDILMFWVSRMVMMCTELVGTLPYNEVLLHGILCDAQGKKMSKSLGNVILPEYIINGISLKDLNAKAEESFAGGILSKSELKRTLAVNNKMFSEGIAKCGVDALRLTLCAHNIKNEKISFNVIECKTNSHFCNKIWQACKYVLLVTDDSLIEKPDDLTTVDRWILSRLALMVETVNESFEQRNFYKAIRAFRQFFYYEFCDFFIEATKPGLQNSKENIILSHRFCLIRCLEVSLRAISPVMPFLCDELYSRLAAKLPAFTPTPSVMKLSYPTVEEFDRDCKLEEKFSRVLKIIFDVRNIYAYVNKSSILGVEIVTEGDNLELFKDNINVIVATTRVSDTKILPADNYVVKENSICSKESDYKLYFLLKDNKVGVQMTDKVQNKKLKLEEKINKLTANLSRPKFIPDEQKTRIEDQIKNLKHELEKIPRFV; from the exons ATGAATGTCAATAAGTTAAATGACATTAGACGTTTCTTTATTTCGTACAGAACTTATTGCAAAAGATTAAATGAAAGTCGTATTGCCG ACTTCCCAAATACTTATGAAGCAAAAGTTAGAGAAGAATATTGGAACGATATctggttaaaaaataattactggaaccctaaaaatgataattatcagTTAAAAATGTTGCTACCCCCGCCGAATGTTACTGGAGTTCTTCATCTAGGTCATGCACTGACAGTAACTGTCGAAGATATTTTAGCAAGATG GCACAGAATGAAAGGAGATGCTGTCCTCTGGGTTCCAGGACTGGACCACGCGGGAATAGCAACGCAAGTCgcggtagaaaaaaatttgtttgctaCTAAAGGTGTCACGAGACATGACTTAGggagggaaaaatttttaaaatgcgtTGACGAGTGGAAACAGGATAAAGGAGATGCGATCAAGAATCAGTTGAAGAGTTTGGGAGCAACTCTAGACTGGTCGCGTGAATATTTTACTATGAGtaag GAACACAATAAGGCAGTGGTTGAAGCTTTTGTGACTTTGCATCAACGTAATTTGCTGTATCGTCATAAAGATTTGGTCAATTGGTCTCCTACATTGAGAAGTACGATATCAGATATTGAAGTCGACGTTATAGAAGTGAATAAGAAgactgatttaaaaattcctgGTTATGACAAGAGTGTGAGGTTTGGAGAAATAGCAGaagttgtttttaaattaaaagattgcGAAGATGAAATCACTGTGGCGACAACAAGAGTCGAATCGATGTTTGGAGATGTTGCTATTGCTGTTCATCCAGACGATTCCCGGTACTCGAGACACATCGGTCGTCAAGTCTGGCATCCGCTTCGAGAAACTTTTGTACCCATAATAGCTGACTCGAGTGTTAGGCAAGACTTTGGCACAGGTGCGGTCAAAATAACTCCGGGCCATCATCATCAGGATCTTGATATCGCACGCAGACATTCGCTGGAGATAATAGAAGTGATAAAGGAAGATGGCAGGATGAATGATCaagctaaaaattattcaggtGTACAAAGATTTGAAGCGAGAAGAAAAATTACTGATGAATTAACTGACAGAGGAATAATAAGAGATATCAAGGATCACGCGATGACTATTCCTGTTTGTTCGAGGTCAGGAGACGTTATTGAGTATATGATGAAAGAGCAGTGGTTTAtgagtatgaaaaaaatggcCCAGAGAGCTATGGAAGCTGTGACGAGTCAAGAATTGAAATTAGACCCGCCGGGATTTGAAGAGACGTGGCTAGATTGTTTGGATAACATCAAGGATTGGTGTGTGTCCAGACAATTATGGTGGGGGCATCGAATTCCAGCTTACAGATGTTTCGATGGATCGAAAACTCACTGGATTGTGGCTCCGAGTCTTCAAGAAGCTCGCGAGCTCGCGCAAAAGCAGTTTGGAGTAACGGAAGTCCAGCAAGATGAGGACGTGCTGGACACCTGGTTCTCTGCTGGTCTGCTTCCACTGTCCGCGATGGGTTGGCCAGATAAAAAGTACGCACAACATTATCCTCTTAGTCTCATGGAAACTGGACACGACATCTTGATGTTCTGGGTCTCCAGAATGGTGATGATGTGCACAGAATTAGTTGGAACTCTGCCTTACAATGAAGTGCTGCTTCATGGTATTTTGTGTGACGCACAAGGTAAAAAAATGTCTAAGAGTCTTGGTAATGTTATTTTACCAGAGTATATTATAAACGGAATAAGTTTAAAGGATTTGAATGCCAAAGCCGAAGAAAGTTTTGCTGGTGGGATTCTCAGCAAATCAGAGCTAAAACGTACTCTAGCtgttaacaataaaatgtTTAGTGAAGGAATCGCTAAATGTGGAGTTGACGCACTAAGACTGACCCTCTGCGCTCACaacattaaaaatgaaaagatcagtttcaatGTCATCGAGTGTAAGACAAACAGCcatttttgcaataaaatatGGCAAGCTTGTAAATATGTGTTGCTTGTTACTGATGACAGTCTCATAGAAAAACCTGATGATCTGACGACAGTCGACCGATGGATACTAAGTCGCCTGGCTCTGATGGTAGAAACCGTAAATGAATCCTTCGAGCAGCGCAACTTCTACAAAGCCATCAGAGCttttagacaatttttttactacgaattttgtgatttttttatcgagGCAACCAAGCCCGGTCTCCAAAATTcgaaagaaaatattattctaagTCACAGGTTTTGCTTGATAAGATGTCTAGAAGTTTCTTTGAGAGCAATTTCACCAGTGATGCCTTTTTTGTGCGATGAATTGTACTCGCGACTTGCGGCGAAGCTTCCGGCATTTACTCCAACTCCTTCAGTCATGAAATTGTCTTACCCTACAGTGGAAGAATTTGATAGAGATTGCAAACTAGAAGAAAAGTTTAgtcgagttttaaaaattatttttgatgtcAGAAATATTTATGCGTATGTTAATAAATCGTCTATCCTAGGAg ttgaaatTGTAACGGAAGGGGATAATTTAGAATTATTCAAAGATAATATTAATGTGATTGTTGCTACGACGAGAGTTAGTGACACAAAAATACTGCCAGCTGATAATTATGTTGTCAAAGAAAACAGTATTTGTAGTAAAGAATCTGATTATAAAttgtactttttattaaag gacAATAAAGTTGGAGTACAAATGACGGATAaagtacaaaataaaaaactaaaattagaagaaaaaataaataaacttacagCAAATTTATCACGTCCGAAATTTATACCCGATGAACAGAAGACAAGAATTGAGGACCAg aTTAAAAATCTTAAACATGAGCTTGAGAAAATCCCAagatttgtataa
- the LOC130673726 gene encoding tRNA:m(4)X modification enzyme TRM13 homolog, translating to MDTEHCKFFVQRKKRFCRMTVKKGHKYCGEHMEADVSVQSPSKRIPCPLDSTHTCFESRLKQHLEVCNVKKLIDARPECIIEGINRGEIGIEAPKHVPLTLLDQNVVDDVIKKVEAAADKLPKVEELILEHDILSAEINNSSYGNYLKKHLIQNSSLLAHLNRAGLLKENSCFIEFGAGKGKLTYWLAQLIKNTKDSTVILVDRSSHRHKNDNKLKTEDCSINIVRIRADIADLCLNKIEEVKNSKYTVGIAKHLCGAATDLTLRCLTNQTEDTGVSGLIIAFCCHHRCEYISYVGKKYLKECGFTPEEFPILCSIASWATCGTGKNRQSNSTDKESSEDMKRERRESIGRKVKSLLNWGRIKYLDSMGFDSKLYYYTRLEVSLENMCVVATRKINI from the exons atggatACTGAGCATTGTAAGTTTTTTGTTCAACGTAAAAAAAGATTCTGCAGAATGACTGTAAAAAAAGGACATAAATATTGTGGGGAACATATGGAGGCAGATGTCAGCGTACAATCTCCATCCAAAAGAATTCCTTGTCCTCTAGACAGTACTca TACTTGTTTTGAGTCGAGATTGAAGCAGCATTTGGAAGTTTGCAATGTCAAGAAACTTATTGATGCTAGACCAGAATGTATTATCGAGGGAATAAATCGTGGTGAGATTGGTATAGAAGCTCCCAAGCACGTTCCTCTTACTTTGCTGGACCAGAATGTCGTTGATGATGtgattaaaaaagttgaaGCTGCTGCTG acAAACTGCCAAAAGTAGAAGAACTAATATTAGAACATGATATTCTGAGcgctgaaataaataattcgtcgtatggaaattatttgaagaagCATTTAATTCAAAACTCATCACTGCTGGCCCATCTAAATCGGGCTGGATTATTAAAAGAGAATAGttgttttattgaatttgGAGCTGGGAAAg gaaAATTGACTTATTGGCTGGctcagttaattaaaaatactaaagaTTCAACAGTAATACTAGTAGATCGTTCAAGCCATCGTCATaagaatgataataaattaaagactGAAGATTGTTCGATAAATATTGTGAGAATACGAGCAGATATTGCTGATCTCTgcttgaataaaattgaagaagttaaaaatagtaaatatactGTAGGAATCGCTAAACATTTATGTGGTGCAGCAACTG actTAACGTTGAGATGTTTGACGAATCAGACAGAAGATACTGGAGTCAGTGGACTAATAATCGCATTCTGCTGTCATCATCGTTGTGAATATATTTCTTATGtaggtaaaaaatatttaaaggaaTGTGGGTTTACTCCTGAGGAATTTCCAATCCTGTGTAGTATTGCCAGCTGGGCAACTTGTGGTACTGGCAAAAATCGACAATCGAATTCCACTGACAAAGAAtccag cgAGGATATGAAACGTGAAAGACGTGAATCGATAGGTCGAAAGGTCAAATCACTGTTGAATTGGGGACGGATTAAATATCTTGACTCAATGGGTTTTGATAGTAAATTATACTATTACACACGTTTAGAAGTATCTTTGGAAAACATGTGCGTCGTCGCTActcgtaaaataaatatataa